In a genomic window of Pseudomonas oryzihabitans:
- a CDS encoding CoA pyrophosphatase — translation MDELLQRLRHYQPRTLSGNETYQEAAVLVPIIRGEHPELLLTLRASNLSTHGGEVALPGGRRDPEDADLVATALREAQEEVGLPPGLVEVIAPLSPLVSRYGLAVTPIVALIPDQLEYVPSEAEIAAVFTVPLRFFCEVPPDFTFRVDQDGLRWQVPSYQYGEYRIWGLTAVIIVELVNLLYDAGIVLQAPPRRD, via the coding sequence GTGGATGAGTTGCTCCAGCGCCTGCGTCACTATCAGCCGCGCACCCTGAGCGGCAACGAGACCTACCAGGAAGCGGCGGTGCTGGTGCCCATCATCCGTGGCGAGCACCCCGAGTTGCTGCTCACCCTGCGCGCCAGCAACCTGTCCACCCACGGCGGCGAGGTGGCGCTGCCCGGCGGTCGTCGCGATCCCGAGGACGCCGACCTGGTCGCCACCGCCCTGCGCGAAGCCCAGGAGGAGGTCGGTCTGCCGCCGGGGCTGGTGGAGGTGATCGCCCCCTTGAGTCCGCTGGTGTCGCGCTATGGCCTGGCGGTCACGCCCATCGTCGCCCTGATTCCCGACCAGCTCGAGTACGTCCCCAGCGAAGCCGAAATCGCCGCGGTCTTCACCGTGCCGCTGCGGTTCTTCTGCGAGGTGCCGCCGGATTTCACCTTTAGGGTCGACCAAGACGGCCTGCGCTGGCAGGTGCCCAGCTACCAGTACGGCGAGTACCGCATCTGGGGCCTGACCGCGGTGATCATCGTCGAACTGGTCAACCTGCTGTACGACGCCGGCATCGTGCTCCAGGCGCCGCCCCGGCGGGATTGA
- a CDS encoding NUDIX hydrolase, with the protein MKHCNHCGGLLEERIPAGDNRMRLVCSQCGSVHYQNPRVVAGCLATWEGKVLLCQRAIEPRRGYWTLPAGFMENGETTTEAAARETFEEAGALVQGLELYTLFDLPHIDQIYMLFRGELVDGRFGVGEESLDVRLLDEADIPWSSLAFPTIKRTLECFFADRRHGLFPLRHEGMAPMVVEHKPA; encoded by the coding sequence ATGAAGCATTGCAACCACTGTGGCGGATTGCTGGAGGAACGCATTCCCGCCGGCGACAACCGGATGCGCCTGGTCTGCAGCCAGTGCGGCTCAGTGCACTACCAGAATCCGCGAGTGGTCGCAGGTTGCCTGGCGACCTGGGAGGGCAAGGTGCTGCTCTGCCAGCGCGCCATCGAACCCCGACGCGGCTACTGGACACTGCCAGCGGGCTTCATGGAGAACGGCGAGACCACCACCGAGGCCGCCGCCCGCGAGACCTTCGAGGAAGCCGGCGCCTTGGTGCAGGGCCTGGAGCTCTATACCCTCTTCGATCTGCCGCACATCGACCAGATCTACATGCTGTTCCGCGGCGAACTGGTCGACGGGCGTTTTGGCGTGGGCGAGGAAAGCCTGGACGTGCGCCTTCTGGACGAAGCCGACATCCCCTGGTCGTCTCTGGCTTTTCCGACCATCAAGCGAACATTAGAATGCTTTTTCGCCGACCGCCGCCATGGCCTCTTCCCGCTGCGCCATGAAGGTATGGCCCCCATGGTGGTCGAGCACAAGCCTGCCTGA
- a CDS encoding L,D-transpeptidase family protein, producing the protein MAQASTSVTVIRQPAAPLIDKVLVIKSRNQLQLLSGNTVMKSYRVSLGKNPRGPKLREGDQRTPEGFYWIDWRKTSDKFNLAMHISYPNREDLVRAHKAGVPPGSMIMLHGTPVDEEYPEWYFNTLNWTNGCIALTNHDMREIWGLVKDGTLIEIRP; encoded by the coding sequence CTGGCTCAGGCCAGTACCAGCGTCACGGTGATCCGCCAGCCGGCCGCGCCGCTGATCGACAAGGTGCTGGTCATCAAATCGCGCAACCAGTTGCAACTGCTCAGCGGCAATACGGTGATGAAGTCCTATCGCGTCTCGCTGGGCAAGAATCCCCGCGGCCCCAAGCTGCGCGAAGGCGACCAGCGCACCCCGGAAGGCTTCTATTGGATCGACTGGCGCAAGACCAGCGACAAGTTCAACCTGGCCATGCACATCTCCTACCCCAATCGGGAGGATCTGGTCCGTGCCCATAAGGCCGGAGTGCCGCCCGGCAGCATGATCATGCTGCACGGCACCCCCGTCGACGAGGAGTACCCGGAGTGGTACTTCAACACGCTGAACTGGACCAATGGCTGCATCGCCCTGACCAACCACGACATGCGTGAGATCTGGGGGCTGGTCAAGGATGGCACCCTGATCGAGATCCGTCCCTGA
- a CDS encoding ABC transporter ATP-binding protein — protein MIELDRLTKTFKQHGKDVTAVDAVSLTVEEGQICVFLGPSGCGKTTTLKMINRLIEPTSGRVLINGEDTTGIDEVTLRRHIGYVIQQIGLFPNMTIEENITVVPKLLGWDKKKCRERATELMSMVQLDPKQYLSRYPRELSGGQQQRIGVIRALAAEAPLLLMDEPFGAVDPINRDAIQNEFFQMQRALNKTVIMVSHDIDEAIRLGDKIAVFRGGRLVQFDHPDTLLAHPKDDFVSNFVGQDSTLKRLLLIRAEDAADNAPSIQAETLIGDAVELMEEHDRRYLVVTDAANKGLGYVRRRDLRGQSGPVAPFVTPFKATAAFDEHLRILLSRMYQFNSSWLPVLSADNDFLGEVTQESIADYLSSGRSRGKTNIVSPAEQVAG, from the coding sequence ATGATCGAACTCGACCGCCTGACCAAGACCTTCAAGCAACACGGCAAGGACGTGACCGCAGTGGACGCCGTGAGCCTCACCGTCGAGGAGGGCCAGATCTGCGTCTTCCTCGGTCCCTCCGGTTGCGGCAAGACCACCACCCTGAAGATGATCAACCGCCTCATCGAGCCCACCTCGGGGCGGGTGCTGATCAATGGCGAGGACACCACCGGCATCGACGAGGTGACGCTGAGACGCCACATCGGCTACGTCATCCAGCAGATCGGCCTGTTCCCCAACATGACCATCGAGGAAAACATCACCGTGGTGCCCAAGCTCCTGGGCTGGGACAAGAAGAAGTGCCGTGAGCGCGCCACCGAGCTGATGAGCATGGTGCAGCTCGATCCCAAGCAATACCTGTCGCGCTATCCACGCGAGCTGTCCGGCGGCCAGCAACAGCGCATCGGCGTGATCCGCGCCCTGGCCGCCGAGGCGCCGCTGCTGCTGATGGACGAGCCCTTCGGTGCGGTCGATCCGATCAACCGCGATGCCATCCAGAACGAGTTCTTCCAGATGCAGCGGGCGCTGAACAAGACGGTGATCATGGTCAGCCACGACATCGACGAGGCCATCCGCCTGGGCGACAAGATCGCCGTGTTCCGCGGCGGGCGCCTGGTGCAGTTCGACCATCCGGATACCCTGCTGGCCCATCCCAAGGATGACTTCGTCAGCAACTTCGTCGGCCAGGACAGCACCTTGAAGCGCCTGCTGCTGATCCGCGCCGAGGATGCCGCCGACAACGCGCCTTCGATTCAGGCCGAAACTCTGATCGGTGATGCGGTGGAACTGATGGAAGAGCACGACCGCCGCTACCTGGTGGTGACCGATGCCGCCAATAAGGGCCTGGGCTACGTGCGCCGCCGCGACCTGCGCGGCCAGAGCGGCCCGGTGGCACCCTTCGTCACCCCGTTCAAGGCCACCGCGGCCTTCGACGAGCACCTGCGCATCCTCTTGTCGCGCATGTACCAGTTCAACAGCTCCTGGCTGCCGGTGCTCAGCGCCGACAACGACTTCCTCGGCGAGGTCACCCAGGAGTCCATCGCCGACTATTTGAGCAGCGGCCGCTCACGCGGCAAGACCAACATCGTCTCGCCGGCGGAGCAGGTAGCAGGGTAG
- a CDS encoding ABC transporter permease produces the protein MDFVTSFQHIDWLQVLELTRQHITLVGIAVTLAILVGVPLGILMTRYPWLAGPLQAVATVVMTLPSIALFGLLLPFYSKFGQGLGPLPAITAVFLYSLLPILRNTYLALTSVEPGIREAGAGIGMTFWQRLRMVELPIALPVILAGVRTAVVMNIGVMTIAATIGAGGLGVLILTAISRSDMATLIVGAVLVSLLAIVADLVLQWLQRRLTPRGLRSAH, from the coding sequence ATGGATTTCGTCACCTCCTTCCAGCACATCGACTGGCTACAGGTCCTCGAACTGACCCGCCAACACATCACCCTGGTCGGTATCGCCGTGACCCTGGCGATCCTGGTCGGCGTGCCCCTGGGCATCCTCATGACCCGCTATCCCTGGCTAGCCGGACCGCTGCAGGCGGTCGCCACGGTGGTCATGACGCTGCCTTCCATCGCCCTGTTCGGCCTCTTGCTGCCGTTCTATTCCAAGTTCGGCCAGGGCCTCGGTCCGCTGCCGGCCATCACCGCGGTGTTCCTCTATTCGCTGCTGCCGATCCTGAGAAACACCTACCTGGCGCTGACCAGCGTCGAACCGGGTATCCGTGAAGCGGGTGCCGGCATCGGCATGACCTTCTGGCAGCGCCTGCGCATGGTCGAACTGCCCATCGCCCTGCCGGTGATCCTCGCCGGGGTGCGCACCGCCGTGGTCATGAACATCGGCGTCATGACCATCGCCGCCACCATCGGTGCCGGTGGCCTGGGCGTGCTCATCCTCACCGCCATCAGCCGCAGCGACATGGCCACCCTCATCGTGGGTGCCGTGCTGGTCAGCCTGCTGGCCATCGTCGCCGACCTCGTCCTGCAGTGGCTGCAACGCCGCCTCACCCCGCGCGGCCTGCGCAGCGCCCATTAA
- a CDS encoding glycine betaine ABC transporter substrate-binding protein: protein MKKLFIALGAAWFGLALVSGAQADPIRIGAKVFTEQVILAELTGQYLARHGYQPEIVGGLGSTIAWNGVKNAQLDLTWEYTGTSLVAYNHVTERLDKAASYQRVKELDAKVGLAWLAPTRFNNTYALALPEEVAQAHPELNSISDLARLLAAEPKQRHLTALDIEFANRSDGLAGLVKAYGLSYTRDDIRQMDPGLVYTALRNGQVFTGLVYTTDGRLDAFKLKVLEDDKGYFPDYTAAPVVNAKYLEKHPDLAELLRPLAESLDQATMRQLNAKVDIERQTPAQVARDFLAQHPLSGGQ from the coding sequence ATGAAAAAGTTGTTTATCGCCCTCGGCGCGGCCTGGTTCGGCCTCGCCCTGGTCAGTGGCGCCCAGGCCGACCCCATCCGCATCGGCGCCAAGGTCTTTACCGAACAGGTCATCCTCGCTGAACTCACCGGCCAGTACCTGGCCCGGCATGGCTACCAGCCGGAGATCGTCGGTGGCCTGGGCAGCACCATCGCCTGGAACGGCGTGAAGAACGCCCAGCTCGACCTCACCTGGGAATACACCGGCACCTCGCTGGTGGCCTACAACCATGTCACCGAACGGCTGGACAAGGCCGCCTCCTACCAGCGGGTCAAGGAGTTGGATGCCAAGGTTGGGCTGGCCTGGCTTGCGCCCACTCGCTTCAACAACACCTATGCCCTGGCCCTGCCGGAAGAGGTCGCCCAGGCCCATCCAGAATTGAACAGCATCAGCGACCTGGCCCGGCTGCTCGCGGCCGAGCCGAAGCAGCGCCATCTGACGGCCCTGGACATCGAATTCGCCAATCGCTCCGACGGGCTCGCCGGCCTGGTAAAGGCCTATGGCCTGAGCTACACCCGCGACGATATCCGCCAGATGGATCCGGGGCTGGTCTATACCGCCCTGCGCAATGGCCAGGTGTTCACCGGCCTGGTCTACACCACCGATGGCCGCCTGGACGCCTTCAAACTCAAGGTGTTGGAAGACGACAAGGGCTACTTCCCCGACTACACCGCCGCCCCGGTGGTCAACGCCAAGTATCTGGAAAAGCACCCGGATCTCGCCGAGCTGCTGAGGCCCCTGGCGGAAAGCCTGGACCAGGCCACCATGCGCCAGCTCAACGCCAAGGTGGACATCGAGCGGCAGACACCGGCCCAGGTGGCGCGCGACTTCCTCGCCCAGCACCCCCTAAGCGGAGGGCAATGA
- a CDS encoding ABC transporter permease yields the protein MAKFKTLLLGAAVGAVILALLVHWIGMDTLRTYRADLLFYLQAHLYLVAVSMVLALLVGIPAGVLLSRPRFAHSAERFMQVFNIGNTVPPLAVLAIALGLVGIGDGPAILALFLASLLPIVRNTYEGLKNVPGSLKEAATGIGMTPTQVLTKVELPNAVPIIVGGVRVALAINVGTTPLVFLIGANSLGSLIFPAIALENQSQLLLGAAATALLALLLDGLVLLASRLWLERGLAR from the coding sequence ATGGCGAAATTCAAGACCCTCCTGCTCGGCGCAGCCGTGGGAGCGGTGATCCTGGCACTGCTGGTGCACTGGATCGGTATGGATACCCTGCGCACCTATCGCGCCGATCTGCTGTTCTACCTTCAGGCCCATCTCTACCTGGTGGCCGTCTCCATGGTCCTGGCCCTGCTGGTGGGTATCCCCGCCGGGGTATTGCTCAGCCGGCCGCGTTTCGCCCACAGCGCCGAGCGCTTCATGCAGGTATTCAACATCGGCAATACCGTGCCGCCGCTGGCGGTATTGGCCATCGCCCTGGGCCTCGTCGGCATCGGTGATGGCCCGGCCATCCTGGCGCTGTTCCTCGCCTCCCTGCTGCCCATCGTGCGCAACACCTACGAAGGCCTGAAGAACGTACCCGGCTCGCTCAAGGAGGCCGCCACTGGCATCGGCATGACGCCCACCCAGGTGCTGACCAAGGTGGAGCTGCCCAATGCCGTGCCCATCATCGTCGGCGGGGTGCGGGTCGCCCTGGCGATCAACGTCGGCACCACGCCCCTGGTGTTCCTCATCGGCGCCAACAGCCTGGGCAGCCTGATCTTTCCCGCCATCGCCCTGGAGAACCAGTCGCAGTTACTGCTGGGCGCCGCCGCCACCGCCCTGTTGGCGCTGTTGCTCGATGGCCTGGTGCTGCTCGCCAGCCGCCTCTGGCTGGAGCGCGGCCTGGCCCGCTAA
- a CDS encoding glycoside hydrolase family 5 protein, with product MTLRLKSAFATLFVLLFSLGTAPALQAAPRDFPTDLIGLNFSGAGFAPQVLPGKPGTNYFFPEASHYRRWSAKGIRVIRFPIIWERLQPQLGKDLDPTYVKLIDQTLDNAKRYRMSVVLDLHNYMRYRGQIIGSQAVSYQAYADVLRRIAQRWHGHPALVAYDIMNEPHDAVEQWPIAAQHGIDAVRSVDRARPILVEGNGWSSSYLWPRYNAKLLDLKDPADNLIFSAHVYFDNDGGGKYLKKDLTAFDLDVGIRRVEPFITWLKQHGKRGHIGEFGVPDNDPRWLAAMDRLLARLRQECIPAMYWAAGPNWGDYPLAIEPVNGKPRPQWAVLQKYVKPSDCETLGPR from the coding sequence ATGACGCTTCGCCTGAAATCCGCTTTCGCAACTCTCTTCGTCCTCCTCTTCAGCCTGGGAACCGCACCGGCGCTGCAGGCTGCCCCCCGGGACTTCCCTACCGATCTCATCGGACTGAATTTCTCCGGTGCCGGATTCGCCCCCCAGGTCCTGCCCGGAAAACCTGGAACCAACTACTTCTTTCCCGAGGCCAGCCATTACCGCCGCTGGAGCGCCAAGGGTATCCGGGTGATCCGCTTCCCCATCATCTGGGAACGCCTGCAGCCGCAGTTGGGCAAGGACCTGGACCCTACGTACGTCAAGCTGATCGACCAGACGCTCGACAATGCCAAGCGTTACCGCATGAGCGTGGTGCTCGATTTGCACAACTACATGAGATATCGCGGCCAGATCATCGGGAGTCAGGCCGTGTCCTACCAGGCCTACGCCGACGTACTGCGGCGGATCGCCCAGCGCTGGCATGGGCATCCCGCGCTGGTCGCCTACGACATCATGAACGAGCCCCATGATGCGGTAGAGCAGTGGCCGATCGCCGCCCAGCACGGTATCGACGCCGTGCGCAGCGTGGATCGCGCCCGGCCGATCCTGGTCGAGGGCAACGGCTGGTCCAGCAGTTACCTCTGGCCGCGCTATAACGCCAAGCTACTCGACCTCAAGGATCCGGCGGACAACCTGATCTTTTCCGCCCATGTCTATTTCGACAACGACGGCGGCGGCAAGTACCTGAAGAAGGACCTGACCGCCTTCGATCTGGATGTCGGCATCCGCCGCGTGGAACCCTTCATCACCTGGCTCAAGCAGCACGGCAAGCGCGGTCATATCGGCGAATTCGGCGTGCCGGACAACGATCCGCGCTGGCTCGCCGCCATGGATCGCCTGCTGGCGCGGCTGCGCCAAGAATGCATTCCGGCCATGTACTGGGCAGCCGGCCCCAACTGGGGCGACTACCCGCTGGCGATCGAGCCGGTGAATGGCAAGCCGCGCCCGCAATGGGCCGTCTTGCAGAAGTACGTCAAGCCGTCCGACTGCGAAACGCTCGGCCCGCGCTGA
- a CDS encoding acyltransferase family protein, producing MERFTALDSFRGLLAVAVVLFHTYVAQAASENPLIANAYLFVEFFFVLSGFVLMHTYETRLRSLDDYRDFTISRSARILPLHLAMLGLYILLETGRLLAEQLGISFNDPAFSGATAPEQLLPNLLLLQSWLGEAITGSFNYPSWSISIEYYLYLVFGLLVLKGQGHHRQWFLVIALLAFLQLLFPILPLKTEIFRGLSCFFAGACTYRLYVWIKTHHQGQFGGTLLEVACLIAAAAVMTSELPVAKKGVLASLVFCVTILTFAFERGLVSTVLHQGIFVRLGMLSYSIYLGHAAVIFLFKSAFIVLGKLLHRDLTVVAPSHDAPVPFMIRYIATGSPLLDNLVVLLELVVVFALACLTYRYIELPGMALGKRLVRQRRTPPFCEGKIQPQP from the coding sequence ATGGAAAGATTCACCGCTCTGGATAGTTTTCGCGGCCTTTTGGCCGTGGCCGTGGTCCTGTTTCACACCTATGTCGCCCAGGCGGCATCGGAAAATCCGCTGATCGCCAACGCCTATCTGTTCGTCGAGTTCTTCTTCGTGCTCAGCGGCTTCGTCCTGATGCACACCTACGAGACCCGTCTGCGCTCCCTGGACGACTATCGCGACTTCACCATCAGCCGCTCGGCACGCATCCTTCCGCTGCACCTGGCCATGCTGGGGCTCTATATCCTGCTGGAGACCGGCCGCCTGCTGGCCGAGCAGCTGGGTATCAGCTTCAACGATCCGGCCTTCAGTGGCGCCACGGCTCCCGAACAGCTCCTGCCCAATCTGCTGCTGCTGCAATCCTGGCTGGGCGAGGCCATCACCGGCTCGTTCAACTATCCGTCCTGGAGCATCAGCATCGAGTACTACCTCTATCTGGTCTTCGGACTGCTGGTCCTGAAAGGCCAGGGACACCACCGCCAGTGGTTCCTGGTGATCGCCCTGCTGGCCTTCCTGCAGCTGCTGTTTCCCATCCTGCCGCTGAAGACCGAGATCTTCCGTGGGCTATCGTGCTTCTTCGCCGGCGCCTGCACCTATCGCCTCTATGTCTGGATCAAGACACACCACCAGGGGCAATTCGGCGGCACCCTGCTGGAGGTGGCCTGCCTGATCGCCGCCGCCGCGGTAATGACGTCCGAGCTACCCGTCGCCAAGAAAGGCGTGCTGGCCAGCCTGGTGTTCTGCGTCACCATCCTGACCTTCGCCTTCGAGCGTGGCCTGGTCTCGACGGTGCTGCACCAGGGCATCTTCGTCCGGCTGGGCATGCTGTCCTATTCGATCTACCTGGGCCATGCCGCGGTGATCTTCCTGTTCAAGAGCGCCTTTATCGTGCTGGGCAAGCTGCTGCATCGAGACCTCACGGTAGTGGCGCCTTCCCACGACGCCCCGGTGCCCTTCATGATCCGCTACATCGCCACCGGCAGCCCGCTGCTGGACAACCTGGTGGTACTGCTGGAACTGGTGGTGGTCTTCGCCCTGGCCTGCCTGACCTACAGATACATCGAGCTTCCCGGCATGGCCCTGGGCAAGCGCCTGGTGCGCCAGAGACGTACCCCGCCGTTCTGCGAGGGCAAGATCCAGCCGCAGCCCTGA
- a CDS encoding peptide chain release factor 3 encodes MTTQAAEVAKRRTFAIISHPDAGKTTITEKLLLMGQAITVAGTVKSRKSDRHATSDWMEMEKQRGISITTSVMQFPYREHMINLLDTPGHEDFSEDTYRTLTAVDSALMVLDGGKGVEPRTIALMDVCRLRDTPIVSFINKLDRDIRDPIELLDEIEAVLKIKAAPITWPIGSYRDFKGVYHLSDDRIYVYTPGHGHERIATKTIDKLDSDEARAHLGDLYERFVEELELVQGACHEFDNDAFLRGEMTPVFFGTALGNFGVDQVLDAVVDWAPRPLSRAAHERVVEPVEEKFSGFVFKIQANMDPKHRDRIAFMRICSGKYEKGMKLRHVRIKKDLKIADALTFFSSEREHLEEAFAGDIIGLHNHGTIQIGDTFTEGEQLGFTGIPHFAPELFRRVRLKDPLKSKQLRQGLQELAEEGATQVFFPERNNDIVLGAVGVLQFDVVASRLKEEYKVECAYEAINVWSARWIECDDKKKLEDFKTKAFENLAVDGGGHLTYLAPTRVNLALMEERWPEITFRATREHH; translated from the coding sequence ATGACCACCCAGGCCGCCGAAGTCGCCAAGCGCCGTACCTTCGCCATCATCTCCCACCCCGACGCGGGCAAGACCACCATCACCGAGAAGCTGCTGCTGATGGGCCAGGCCATCACCGTGGCGGGCACGGTGAAGTCGCGTAAGTCCGACCGCCATGCGACCTCCGACTGGATGGAGATGGAAAAGCAGCGCGGCATCTCCATCACCACCTCGGTGATGCAGTTCCCCTACCGCGAGCACATGATCAATCTGCTCGACACCCCCGGCCACGAGGACTTCTCCGAAGACACCTACCGCACCCTGACCGCGGTGGACTCGGCGCTGATGGTGCTCGACGGTGGTAAGGGCGTCGAACCCCGGACCATCGCCCTGATGGATGTCTGCCGGCTGCGCGACACCCCCATCGTCAGCTTCATCAACAAGCTGGACCGCGACATCCGCGACCCCATCGAGCTGCTCGACGAGATCGAGGCGGTGCTCAAGATCAAGGCCGCGCCCATCACCTGGCCGATCGGCAGCTATCGCGACTTCAAAGGCGTCTATCACCTCTCCGACGACCGCATCTACGTCTACACCCCAGGCCACGGCCACGAGCGCATCGCCACCAAGACCATCGACAAGCTAGATTCCGACGAGGCCCGCGCCCACCTGGGCGATCTCTATGAGCGTTTCGTAGAGGAACTGGAGCTGGTGCAGGGCGCCTGCCACGAATTCGACAACGACGCCTTCCTGCGCGGCGAGATGACCCCGGTGTTCTTCGGCACCGCCCTGGGCAACTTCGGTGTCGACCAGGTACTGGACGCCGTGGTCGACTGGGCGCCGCGCCCGCTGTCGCGCGCCGCCCACGAGCGCGTGGTGGAACCGGTGGAAGAGAAGTTCTCCGGCTTCGTGTTCAAGATCCAGGCGAACATGGACCCCAAGCACCGCGACCGCATCGCCTTCATGCGCATCTGCTCGGGCAAGTACGAGAAGGGTATGAAGCTGCGCCACGTGCGGATCAAGAAGGACCTGAAGATCGCCGACGCCTTGACCTTCTTCTCCAGCGAGCGTGAGCACCTGGAAGAGGCCTTCGCCGGCGACATCATCGGTCTGCACAACCACGGAACCATCCAGATCGGCGACACCTTCACCGAAGGAGAGCAACTGGGCTTCACCGGTATCCCGCACTTCGCCCCGGAACTGTTCCGTCGGGTACGTCTGAAGGACCCGCTGAAATCCAAGCAGCTGCGTCAGGGCCTGCAGGAGCTGGCCGAGGAAGGCGCCACCCAGGTGTTCTTCCCCGAGCGCAACAACGACATCGTGCTCGGAGCGGTGGGCGTGCTGCAGTTCGACGTGGTCGCCAGCCGCCTGAAGGAGGAATACAAGGTGGAGTGCGCCTACGAGGCCATCAACGTCTGGTCGGCGCGCTGGATCGAGTGCGACGACAAGAAGAAGCTCGAGGACTTCAAGACCAAGGCCTTCGAGAACCTGGCGGTGGACGGCGGCGGTCACCTCACCTACCTGGCGCCGACCCGCGTCAACCTGGCGCTGATGGAAGAGCGCTGGCCGGAGATTACCTTCCGCGCCACCCGCGAGCACCACTAA
- the rmuC gene encoding DNA recombination protein RmuC: protein MTSLPFASLVLPLLLLAGWAGSAIWLTGRQRYLQQQLDSAAERYDMLRDDLQRAELANGRQVVELGAERERTATLQRQLEANRELEAELRQQTRQAQLQAAEQHALAEATRAQLQGIQEQLAELRERQHREQQLHAEVQERHARLAEEHATLKTTLEQKEQHFQEQHLLLRESREQLKLEFEQLAGRIFEAKGQAFARHSQQSLDALLRPFREQIEGFRAKVEDIHHKDVQQQAALGQQLLDLKELNRQITQEAHDLATALRGQKKAQGNWGELILENVLERSGLREGRDFVRERSFTTETGRRRPDVLVHLPQKKHLVVDAKVSLNAYTRYVNSEDEGERRLALGEHVRAVGERIRELADREYFSLPGLNSPEMVFLFIPIESAFVEALKADESLFQRAIEQNVLVATPTTLLTSLNIVRQLWRFEDQNRHTAELADRAGKVYDKLRTFLGSMDGIGKSLEKAGEAYRKACGQLVGGPGNLVKQVADFKELGVAVRTELDGQWTERAELELNVVELADRS from the coding sequence ATGACTTCCCTGCCTTTCGCCTCCCTTGTGCTTCCTCTGTTGCTGCTGGCCGGCTGGGCCGGTTCGGCAATCTGGCTGACCGGCCGCCAGCGCTATCTCCAGCAGCAACTCGACAGCGCCGCCGAGCGCTACGACATGCTGCGCGACGACCTGCAGCGGGCCGAATTGGCCAATGGCCGCCAGGTGGTGGAGCTGGGCGCCGAGCGCGAACGCACCGCCACCCTGCAGCGTCAGCTGGAGGCCAATCGGGAGCTGGAGGCCGAGTTGCGCCAGCAGACCCGCCAGGCCCAGCTGCAGGCCGCCGAGCAGCACGCCCTGGCCGAGGCCACCCGCGCTCAGTTGCAGGGCATCCAGGAGCAACTCGCCGAGCTGCGTGAGCGCCAGCACCGCGAGCAACAACTGCACGCCGAGGTGCAGGAACGCCACGCGCGCCTGGCGGAAGAGCACGCCACTCTCAAAACCACCCTGGAGCAGAAGGAACAGCACTTCCAGGAACAGCATCTGTTGCTGCGCGAGAGTCGCGAGCAGCTCAAGCTGGAGTTCGAACAACTGGCCGGACGCATCTTCGAAGCCAAGGGCCAGGCCTTCGCCCGGCACAGCCAGCAGTCGCTGGATGCCCTGCTGCGGCCCTTCCGCGAGCAGATCGAAGGCTTTCGCGCCAAGGTCGAAGACATTCACCACAAGGACGTCCAGCAGCAGGCGGCCCTCGGCCAGCAACTGCTCGATCTTAAGGAACTCAACCGCCAGATCACCCAGGAAGCCCACGACCTGGCCACCGCCCTGCGCGGCCAGAAGAAGGCCCAGGGCAACTGGGGCGAACTCATTTTGGAGAACGTGCTGGAGCGCTCCGGCCTGCGCGAAGGGCGCGACTTCGTCCGCGAGCGCAGCTTCACTACCGAGACCGGGCGCCGTCGGCCGGACGTGCTGGTCCATCTGCCGCAGAAGAAGCATCTGGTGGTGGACGCCAAGGTGTCGCTCAACGCCTATACCCGCTACGTCAACAGCGAAGACGAGGGCGAGCGCCGCCTGGCCCTGGGCGAGCACGTGCGCGCCGTGGGCGAGCGCATCCGCGAACTGGCCGACCGTGAGTACTTCAGCCTGCCGGGGCTGAATTCGCCGGAGATGGTCTTCCTGTTCATCCCCATCGAATCGGCCTTCGTCGAGGCGCTCAAGGCCGACGAGAGTCTGTTCCAGCGCGCCATCGAGCAGAACGTGCTGGTGGCCACGCCGACCACCCTGCTGACCAGCCTCAACATCGTCCGCCAGCTCTGGCGCTTCGAGGACCAGAATCGCCACACCGCCGAACTGGCCGACCGCGCTGGCAAGGTCTACGACAAGCTGCGCACCTTCCTTGGCAGCATGGACGGCATCGGCAAGAGCCTGGAAAAGGCCGGCGAAGCCTATCGCAAGGCCTGCGGGCAACTGGTGGGCGGCCCGGGCAACCTGGTCAAGCAGGTGGCGGACTTCAAGGAACTGGGCGTGGCGGTACGCACCGAGCTGGATGGCCAGTGGACCGAGCGAGCGGAGTTGGAACTCAACGTGGTGGAGCTGGCAGACCGCAGCTGA